Genomic DNA from Magnolia sinica isolate HGM2019 chromosome 4, MsV1, whole genome shotgun sequence:
agggttgaaaaatgatgtgccgtgactgctggagtcactcgtcacatatccactaggtccatatccatgcTCATATTATGGCGCAGAACTCGAGCTACTCTCCAGTGTTTGTGATCCAGATTCATGTTGTGGCCTGTAACTCGAGCTCCCCTCCCTCGTCCGTGATCCAAATCTACAGCCACCTCACTTGCCATAAACGCTtgtgtccctcatgcattttgctaGCAGCTCctcctcaaaatctgaaagtttatGAGTCTTCTTTTTCTGCAGTAGTTTTTGACGCGTGTATGTTTTATTGTAAACAAGACGAGGTCGTGGTTCTCCTGGACGAGAACCATGGTTAGGGTCCTGCGTGGAATGATCGAAATTCTCCTCCCCGGTAaaagggctaagaggcctctTATCCTGACTCCCACCATCCCCGtcgccaccaccatcatcatcatcatcatccttactgTCATCAGAGTCATCGTCACCCTTATCGCTGTCATCATCATCACCGGACTCATTTCCCGCATCACTCTCTAACTTAGTCTCGGTGTCAGACAATGTTTCCCCGCCACGTGTCCCGCGTGATAGTGACTGCCGTCTGGACTCCTCGTTAATGGGTCGAATGCCTCATCAGGAGACCTCTGCTGCTCTACATGTTTGTCAACATCAATCCCTTGTGTCTCTGCTTCTGCCGCAATACGTGGCTCTGGTCGCCCATCCGAGGTATCTAAGTCATCTGACCTAACCCATTGGTAAACTAGGTCATCCtccgcatcctcagcatatgcatGCTGTCCGACCGTCATCAGGTCCAATGGGTCTTCTtgtgcttttcttcttccttccgagCAGAGCAACCtctctcgtaacttcatattgtagtgacaatacactagcttctgaagcctctcataccctattctattacgtttatttgtatgtatgagggagaatgtactccaattcctttcacagggtGACGAGGACACCGTCTGTGTAAGCACATGGACGGCCAGTCGTTGTAAAACCTCACAGTCAGTCCCATACATGGACCACCATTCACCTGCATATCATAAGATTCTTTCATTAtcctagatttttcaaaataatataaaagttaAGTTTTCTACAGTGACTCACATGGCATCATGGCGTTCCTTGACTTCACTGCAGGGTGACACTCAAACATCCCAACTGTGTTGCGGAATTTAACAATCTGTTGATAGCGTATAGCAAGTAGAATAAGTATTTAATGAttgagatgaagataaggagaatgtaagtgtggaacatatttacctcactaccaaaggtgcctttccccggacagtcggggaataagtgatcgtacacctcatgcacaaccctctttaatgaattatcttcgaaGAGGTTCCGACTGTAGTGGTATTTGGGATTTAGGAAATACGCTGAAAACTAACATATACACATCAGTACGACCCTCATTTATTATTGCATAtgggaaaaaaaatccatataggtacttaccagcctgatgtagtgggtgagaaagcATTCTTTCCCAACGATCatctattattgcatgcacccacttatatgcattgGGAGCTTTAACCATGATGGCCTCTTTCATCAGCTGTATAGACGGATACAACGACCCCATCGACGGATTtgtctcattgtccaccatcctcaacaccacataaatAGGCTCTATAATACCCACAACACCACGCACTTTATCCCAAAATGAATTTCCCAGCACCGGCTCCTCAATTCTATAGGTTACTTTCGTcaacctctttttccattctaCGTAATCATGAGAGGCGAAAAGCTCTCGTAACCCCTGTTTGTGTTTGAGAAGGCTACTTAAGGCGATATAATTTGTGGCGAACCGCGTCGCTCCGGGGCGCACTATATCCCTACCACACCTCTCGCGCATTGCGGCTAATAACCAGCTGTGGTTGTATACAAAGTTTGTGATGAGCCTTGCATCAATAATTACAGTCTTCACCGACGGCTTATCCTCGATCCCCTCCAGCATGAGATTGATGCAATGGGCTGTGCAGGGGGTCCAATACATATGATACTTACTCTGAATATCCTTCCCCGCCTCAAGAAATGCACTCCCATTATCCGTAACAAACTGCACAATATTTCtcctcccaacatcttgcatgacgttgtgcattagtttgtaaatgtagttaGAATCCTTGATCTTACTACTCGCATCTATACTCTTTAAGAGCACCGCCCGTCCCTTggaatagaccataaaatttataatcgACATCTTCATCGGTCCGGTCCAACCGTCACACATGACGGTACAACTGTACATCTCCCATTACTATCGATACGAATCAACGTATGTCTTCATTTCTGCATGTTCATCATCCAAGTATTTCCCCAAGATCTGTGCGGGTGTGGGCGGCTGCACACCCTCACCCCCATGctgcacttcacttatcatatttttgaagtgcaGGCTTGCCGCGGCATTTGCGGGGATTTGATTGTATATAAAAAATTTTGCTATAAATTTTTCAACTTTTTTCCTCACATCTCCTCCACTAAgcatctcttttattttcttttgtgtccctCCTGCCTCTTTGTACATCCTCGGATCTGAAGGTAGATCCGGCATCTGCATGCTACTACTCCTGCCCATGCCCCATATTCCTCCCCGCCTACTACCCTCTCCTGATCCACCCCTAACACTCTCCCTTGCTCCACTCTCCCCACCACGCTCATGGATAGACTcctcaaatctaggcctactTGTGTCCCACCTCCTATTCTGATCCCTCTCCCACTGATCCcgtatggactcttgaattgcGCGTCTATATTCgagatcatcatcattattgagATCCACTACATTATCCTCACCTGCATATGGTGGCcgccccaactcctccctaatctccctctcccgCGCATGTCGTTCATTGTTTGacttcacattttttttcaatatggttttCATCTGTTCTCGCACATCCTTTGGGCACTTAGGGCAATCTACAACATTGCGATACCCTCCTGCTAAATGCTCCTTTAGGCGGGTTACCCCACCACTCCTCGATACATGACCACATAAA
This window encodes:
- the LOC131243290 gene encoding uncharacterized protein LOC131243290 produces the protein MRERCGRDIVRPGATRFATNYIALSSLLKHKQGLRELFASHDYVEWKKRLTKVTYRIEEPVLGNSFWDKVRGVVGIIEPIYVVLRMVDNETNPSMGSLYPSIQLMKEAIMVKAPNAYKWVHAIIDDRWERMLSHPLHQAAYFLNPKYHYSRNLFEDNSLKRVVHEVYDHLFPDCPGKGTFGSEIVKFRNTVGMFECHPAVKSRNAMMPCESL